The following are encoded together in the Pseudodesulfovibrio indicus genome:
- a CDS encoding amino acid ABC transporter permease, whose protein sequence is MNTSKLKEQLPALLTQTLVVGAILYVALQLFHNTQANLEARNIASGFRFLTVEGGLPINDSLLPYSPADTYGRAFFIGILNTLFVSALSIMLATVLGVLVGVARVSSNWLVAKLAAVYVEVLRNIPLLLTLFFCYSTLLAFLPAPRLSVVPFGDIFINNRGVFVPRPLFQDGFGWVLLTLGAALAASVFLVRKSKRMRDETGRGLPSGWISLGLILGLPLAAYYILGRPLEFDVPVLKGFNFKGGMVLRPEFTALLIGLVLYTAAFIGENVRSGIQSVDKGQLDAAKALGLRPGPIMRKVILPQTLRVCIPATTNDYTSLVKNSSLAVAIGYPDMVSIGGTIIGQNDQAIEVIGMWMAVYLTINLVVSLVMNWFNAKVQLVER, encoded by the coding sequence TTGAACACTTCCAAGCTGAAAGAACAGTTGCCCGCGCTGCTGACCCAGACCCTGGTGGTCGGGGCCATCCTCTACGTGGCCCTGCAACTCTTCCACAACACCCAGGCCAACCTGGAGGCGCGGAACATCGCGTCCGGCTTCCGGTTCCTGACCGTGGAGGGCGGGCTGCCCATCAACGACAGCCTCCTGCCCTATTCCCCCGCCGACACCTACGGACGGGCCTTTTTCATCGGCATCCTGAACACCCTGTTCGTGTCCGCGCTGTCCATCATGCTGGCCACCGTGCTCGGCGTGCTGGTGGGCGTGGCCCGCGTGTCGAGCAACTGGCTGGTGGCCAAGCTTGCCGCCGTGTACGTGGAGGTGCTCAGGAACATCCCCCTGCTGCTGACCCTGTTTTTCTGCTACTCCACCCTGCTGGCCTTCCTGCCCGCGCCGCGCCTGAGCGTGGTCCCCTTCGGCGACATCTTCATCAACAACCGGGGCGTGTTCGTCCCCCGCCCGCTCTTCCAGGACGGCTTCGGCTGGGTGCTCCTTACCCTGGGCGCCGCCCTCGCGGCCTCGGTGTTCCTGGTGCGCAAGTCCAAGCGGATGCGCGACGAGACCGGACGCGGCCTGCCTTCGGGGTGGATATCCCTGGGGCTGATCCTCGGGCTGCCCCTGGCCGCCTATTACATTCTCGGCCGCCCCCTCGAATTCGACGTGCCGGTGCTCAAGGGGTTCAACTTCAAGGGCGGCATGGTCCTGCGCCCGGAGTTCACGGCCCTGCTCATCGGCCTGGTCCTGTACACCGCCGCCTTCATCGGCGAGAACGTGCGAAGCGGCATCCAGTCCGTGGACAAGGGCCAGCTCGACGCGGCCAAGGCCCTGGGGCTTCGGCCCGGCCCGATCATGCGCAAGGTGATCCTGCCCCAGACCCTGCGCGTGTGCATCCCGGCCACCACCAACGACTACACCAGCCTGGTCAAGAACAGCTCGCTGGCCGTGGCCATCGGCTATCCCGACATGGTCTCCATCGGCGGGACCATCATCGGCCAGAACGACCAGGCCATCGAGGTCATCGGCATGTGGATGGCGGTCTACCTGACCATCAACCTGGTCGTGTCCCTGGTCATGAACTGGTTCAACGCAAAGGTGCAGCTGGTGGAACGATGA
- a CDS encoding amino acid ABC transporter substrate-binding protein, giving the protein MKLIGKLFLALALTAMVATGALAGTLEKVQKSGELVLGVSEGVAGFSAPDSNGRWAGFDADMGRAVAAAVLKNPEAVKFVPLASKQKIVAVSSGQVDLSRGTTWTMKRDCKQGVDFTVVLFYDGQGLMVKKSLGVDKATDLNGASVAVVSGTTSELNVADFARANNIKLETVVFESKKEAFNAYVAGRADAFTTDVSQLASLRAGAADPDEHIILPEVFSKEPLSPFVRHGDQQWKDLVTWILFGLIEAEEKGITQANVLEVKAKSTDPVVQRMLGASGDVGSFLGLDNDWLVRAIQAVGNYGEMYDRNFGPKSALKIPRGHNNLWTKGGLIYAMPIR; this is encoded by the coding sequence ATGAAACTCATCGGAAAACTGTTTTTGGCTTTGGCCCTGACCGCCATGGTGGCCACCGGAGCCCTGGCCGGCACCCTGGAGAAAGTACAGAAGAGCGGCGAGCTCGTGCTGGGCGTCAGCGAAGGCGTGGCGGGCTTTTCCGCCCCTGATTCCAACGGCCGTTGGGCCGGTTTCGACGCGGACATGGGCCGCGCCGTGGCCGCCGCCGTGCTGAAGAACCCCGAGGCCGTCAAGTTCGTGCCGCTGGCTTCCAAGCAGAAGATCGTGGCCGTGTCCTCCGGCCAGGTGGACCTGTCCCGCGGCACCACCTGGACCATGAAGCGCGACTGCAAGCAGGGCGTGGATTTCACCGTGGTCCTGTTCTATGACGGCCAGGGTTTGATGGTGAAGAAGAGCCTCGGCGTGGACAAGGCCACCGACCTGAACGGCGCCTCCGTGGCCGTTGTCTCCGGCACCACCTCCGAGCTGAACGTGGCCGACTTCGCCCGGGCCAACAACATCAAGCTGGAGACCGTGGTCTTCGAGTCCAAGAAGGAGGCCTTCAACGCCTATGTCGCCGGTCGCGCCGACGCCTTCACCACCGACGTCAGCCAGCTGGCCTCCCTGCGCGCGGGCGCGGCCGACCCGGACGAGCACATCATCCTGCCCGAAGTCTTTTCCAAGGAGCCCCTGTCTCCCTTCGTCCGCCACGGCGACCAGCAGTGGAAGGACCTGGTGACCTGGATTCTCTTCGGCCTCATCGAAGCCGAGGAAAAGGGCATCACCCAGGCCAACGTCCTGGAAGTGAAGGCCAAGTCCACCGACCCGGTGGTCCAGCGCATGCTGGGCGCCTCCGGCGACGTCGGCTCCTTCCTCGGCCTGGACAACGACTGGCTGGTCCGCGCCATCCAGGCCGTGGGCAACTACGGCGAGATGTACGACCGCAACTTCGGCCCCAAGAGCGCGCTGAAGATCCCCAGGGGCCACAACAACCTGTGGACCAAGGGCGGCCTGATCTACGCCATGCCCATCCGCTAG
- a CDS encoding ABC transporter ATP-binding protein: MLKCDKLFFRYETTDWIIRGLDFDVRPGEVVGLPGPSGRGKSTLAKILAGHLTPQQGTVTCDGAPLPKDAFCPVQLIFQHPELTMNPRWKLGDSLNEGWRPDLCTLKALNVEPAWLNRYPHELSGGELQRLALARIMAPQTRYLIADEMTAMLDPNTQALVWDAVLGWAEKRNVGILAISHDRHLLDRVAHRIDETFAPAGLPPREDRCMAAA, encoded by the coding sequence ATGCTTAAATGCGACAAGCTCTTTTTCCGCTATGAGACCACGGATTGGATCATCCGGGGGCTGGACTTCGACGTCCGCCCCGGCGAAGTGGTCGGGTTGCCCGGCCCCAGCGGACGCGGCAAGTCCACCCTGGCCAAGATCCTGGCCGGGCACCTGACGCCGCAGCAGGGAACCGTGACCTGCGACGGCGCGCCCCTGCCCAAGGACGCCTTCTGTCCGGTGCAGCTCATTTTCCAGCATCCGGAACTGACCATGAACCCGCGCTGGAAGCTCGGCGACAGTCTGAACGAAGGCTGGCGACCCGACCTCTGCACCCTGAAGGCGCTGAACGTCGAACCCGCCTGGCTGAACCGCTATCCCCACGAACTTTCGGGAGGCGAACTCCAGCGGTTGGCCCTGGCCCGGATCATGGCCCCGCAGACCCGCTACCTCATCGCCGACGAGATGACCGCCATGCTCGACCCCAACACCCAGGCCCTGGTCTGGGACGCGGTCCTCGGCTGGGCCGAGAAGCGGAACGTGGGCATCCTGGCCATCAGCCACGACCGTCACCTGCTCGACCGGGTGGCCCACCGCATCGACGAGACCTTCGCCCCGGCCGGTCTCCCGCCCAGGGAAGACCGCTGCATGGCCGCCGCATGA
- a CDS encoding ABC transporter ATP-binding protein: MLSVRNLSIEFSRYGKGWQRRTLHPVRDLSLTIESGEILAVVGSSGSGKSLLAHAILGLLPGNARSSGEILFDGEPVTQRTVARLRGKRIALIPQSVAYLNPLSRVGSQVYRASRLSGQCCRDAARRTDHAFDRYRLESRVKSMYPFQVSGGMARRVLTATATAGDAELLIADEPTTGLDPTVARQSLTHLRELADAGKGIMLITHDIDAAVTIADRVAVIYAGTTVELTPALAFTSGGGLLHPYTRALWNALPQQDFRYVAGNQPMEDRMVGGCIYADRCAARTEECGLPQPLRPVGANQVRCCHA, from the coding sequence ATGCTGTCCGTTCGCAACCTGTCCATCGAATTTTCCCGCTACGGCAAGGGATGGCAACGGAGGACCCTGCACCCGGTGCGGGACCTGTCGCTGACCATCGAATCGGGGGAGATTCTGGCCGTGGTCGGCTCCAGCGGCTCGGGCAAGAGCCTGCTGGCCCACGCCATCCTCGGCCTGCTGCCGGGCAATGCCCGCTCCAGCGGAGAAATCCTGTTCGACGGCGAGCCCGTGACCCAGCGCACCGTGGCCCGGTTGCGCGGCAAGCGGATCGCGCTCATCCCGCAATCCGTGGCCTACCTGAACCCGCTGTCCAGGGTGGGCAGCCAGGTATACCGGGCGTCGCGCCTGAGCGGCCAATGCTGCCGGGACGCGGCCAGACGCACCGACCACGCCTTCGACCGCTACCGGCTGGAGAGCAGGGTCAAATCCATGTACCCGTTCCAGGTGTCCGGGGGCATGGCCCGGCGCGTGCTCACGGCCACGGCCACGGCGGGCGACGCCGAGCTGCTCATCGCCGACGAGCCGACCACCGGGCTGGACCCGACCGTGGCCCGGCAGTCCCTGACCCACCTCCGGGAGCTGGCCGACGCGGGCAAGGGGATCATGCTCATCACCCACGACATCGACGCCGCCGTGACCATCGCGGACCGGGTGGCGGTCATCTATGCCGGAACAACGGTGGAGCTCACTCCGGCCCTGGCCTTCACGTCCGGAGGCGGGCTCCTCCACCCGTACACCCGCGCCCTGTGGAACGCCCTCCCGCAGCAGGATTTCCGCTATGTCGCCGGGAACCAGCCCATGGAGGACCGGATGGTCGGGGGGTGCATCTACGCCGACCGGTGCGCGGCCAGGACCGAGGAATGCGGCCTGCCGCAACCCCTGCGCCCGGTGGGGGCAAACCAGGTGAGGTGCTGCCATGCTTAA
- a CDS encoding ABC transporter permease has product MTTLTKDTRSPADRLYFLAARMRLMDGRGRAAWVIGLCLAYFTVLVATSRLMDDAGLTTDFLHKKLPPCLEYPFGTDWLGRDMLVRTVKGLTRSLGIGLLAATVSSVVSVVLGTLSATMGRRTDAVVTTLVDLVMATPHLVLLILVSFACGGGATGVIIAVAVSHWTRLARIIRAEILQLKQAEFVMVSRRLGRSPWWIARKHMLPHIIPQFTIGLILLFPHAILHAAGLTFLGFGLSPHNPSIGILLSESMRHISTGYWWLAILPGLSLLVTVKLFDVLGNSLRVITDPKTSQE; this is encoded by the coding sequence ATGACGACCCTCACCAAGGACACCCGCTCCCCGGCCGACCGGCTGTACTTCCTGGCCGCGCGGATGCGGCTCATGGACGGCCGAGGCCGCGCCGCCTGGGTCATCGGGCTCTGCCTGGCCTATTTCACCGTGCTGGTCGCCACCTCGCGGCTCATGGACGATGCCGGGCTGACCACGGATTTCCTGCACAAGAAGCTGCCGCCCTGCCTGGAATACCCCTTCGGCACGGACTGGCTGGGCCGCGACATGCTCGTGCGCACGGTCAAGGGGCTGACCCGCAGCCTCGGCATCGGGCTGCTGGCGGCCACGGTCAGCTCGGTGGTCTCCGTGGTGCTCGGCACCCTGTCCGCGACCATGGGCAGGCGGACCGACGCCGTGGTCACCACCCTCGTGGACCTGGTCATGGCCACCCCGCACCTGGTCCTGCTCATCCTGGTCTCGTTCGCCTGCGGCGGCGGGGCCACCGGGGTGATCATCGCCGTGGCCGTGTCCCACTGGACCCGGCTGGCGCGCATCATCCGGGCGGAAATCCTGCAACTCAAGCAGGCGGAGTTCGTCATGGTTTCGCGCCGTCTCGGCCGTTCGCCCTGGTGGATTGCGCGCAAGCACATGCTCCCGCACATCATCCCCCAGTTCACCATCGGCCTGATCCTGCTCTTTCCGCACGCCATCCTGCACGCGGCCGGGCTGACCTTCCTCGGCTTCGGGCTGTCGCCGCACAACCCGTCCATAGGCATCCTGCTGTCCGAGTCCATGCGCCACATCTCGACCGGCTACTGGTGGCTGGCCATTCTGCCCGGCCTGTCCCTGCTGGTCACGGTCAAGCTGTTCGACGTCCTGGGCAACAGCCTGCGCGTCATCACCGATCCCAAAACCAGCCAGGAGTAA